tattattattatcataatcATCTGCTGCTGTgtttgttgaaaaaaataatatcaccTTAAATATTTTTGGTCTGATTGTTTTTGAATTAgccctttaatttttttttgtcagtCTCTAAAATATCCAAAAATCATGTGGTATAATCCCTACAGAACCTTAGTAAGAGACTTCATAAAACACTACTTTTGTAACTATAAGGACTAGGAACTTTTTTTGTTCAAaagaataattcaaaaaatcatttatgtTCCGggataaaaaacatatttaagccATAAATATCTGGACTTTCATCTGATTATCAATAAGTATCGTTTCTTTCGAAATTTATATGGTATTTCAATTGTTTTTCATGTTAGAGTCAACCATTCATGAATTTGATTATTGCACGTGTAatttttcttgccatttcttCTAGAGTTATAAGATACGAAGTAACTAATCTTGAAGCTAACACAAATTTGAAACCATAAATTTGTCTAGGATGTGACTTGGCAAGGGCATATAGCCGGAGTTGATGCAGCATTGGATACATTCAAGGCTGACAAGGCATATCCAATGAGAAAATTGCATGAGGTGAATCACcattatcacaaatttaaaacttttactTCTACAGTAACTATCTACTCATCTATTTTGTCCTCTATACCTTGAATTATTTTCATCGACAAGCCTGCCGGTGGCTTGCAGTCAAGGCTGCCATAGTTTTTCTGTCTAAAATATGCATTTAAGTCTCCTCGGTGAAACAGTTACTTCtgttctttaaaatattttcaattttaacctTTTCAATTATTGATTCAGATCCTTCCAGATATGATAAGGGGGTCCTCAAAATTGTATCACAATGTTCAGACTGCTACACCATCATATACGGAACTGGAGGCCTTCAAGAAACTAGCTTACTGCAGCAATGTAAGGGATCTATCTGTTTATACCCATCAGCTGCGATGGATAAAGTCTCCTTCGGAGCTTTCGCTGATGAAGCAATCAGCATCAATTGCTTGTCAGGTATTTTCAATTCTATTGGATGGCTTACTATTTGATGACTAAAAATCTAGAACTCCTAGTCAGGCTGTTATATGCAGATGTTTAGGAGGTCATAGTTGCAAAATGACAAGAACTTGATGATTTGAACATTTTCTGGTTTTGAATAGGCTCTTTTGCTGACAATGATGCATTCAAAAACACACCCTTTTGAAGGTATGCTAGCTGCAAAGGTTGAATATGAATGCAAAGTGAGAGGTGCCCAGCGAATGGGGTGAGCGTTTCTTTATATTGAGTGACTATCCCTCTTATGCAATTTGTTCACATCTGGGTTCTTTGTGTATTGTTATTGATATATTAACAAAGCTTCTACCAGAGTGATAGAGAAGTTCATTAATATAGAAAACTTAAGGGAAGTTTAAGCACACTTGCGTTAACAGTTAATAAGacaattttttctcttttcttctctcTGTATCAGATTCAATCCCGTGGTTGGTGGTGGGCCTAATGGAAGTGTTATACATTATTCTAGGAATGATCAGAAGGTAAATTCTACTACTAACTGCCATCTCCTACTATGTGTAATTTCATGTTTTTTATCTTGATCATGTTTGGCAGATTAAAGATGGAGATCTTGTTTTGATGGATGTTGGATGTGAGTTACATGGCTATGCTAGTGATCTCACACGCACATGGCCACCGTGTGGTAGCTTCTCTTCTGCCCAGGTTAGCATGGTTTGGTTCTTTTATAAATCCTGTTTAGGTATTCGGGAGAGCTTAGGGCCCATTTACTTTGAGAAAATTGGGAACATTGTTTTCATTTCCTTTTTTCATGtttaattacaaaattgatACCTTGATTTCAGTCTGTTTTCAATGATTTGTACATAAAACACTAAACAGTGATTCTTCTAAGCTATATGATTTGATTCCGTAATATGATTTTCTAAGCTATGATGTCCATATACCTTgagtagaaaataaaatatatgattctTCTATGAAATTTGGACATCCAAATTATATGAATGTGTGGAATATACTCTAAATAATTTGTTCATGCATGGACATTCAATTTGTGATAAATTCTCCGCCTCTTCATAGCCCCTTTCTTTTGGGGATCTGATGGGCCTACAGCTTGCACATGCCCAACATAGGGCATGTTATCATGTTATGTCGGCAGAATCTTTCTTTGCGTCTGCTATCTCGTGGCATATATATGTTTGAAACTTGGTTTCTGTTCCATATTCATCATGCCAATGAAAtctgttataaaataaaattgcttATTCCACTTGTTGCTCTATCCTTTTAGTTTTATCACTTTTCATATGAATTTTTATGGTTTATCTATATATCAGGAAGAACTGTATGAGCTTATAGTGGAAACAAACAAGCATTGTGTGGAACTCTGTAAGCCTGGTGCTAGTATTCGACAAATACACAACCATTCGGTATCTCCTTTTTCTTATCATTTTTCCAATGTGATAGAGATGTAATAAAGTAATTGTCCTTCATGAGACTTAATCTAACACCTTAACCTTTCAGGAGTTTGTGATTGACATGGTATTAGATCCTCTTTGATTAAGTGTATATTTGCTTCCACATTAGGAAACCCAAAATCAAGTTTGATGAACAAAATTTGTCTTAGATGTTGTGCCTAATATATGTGGCAATTGAAACTTTATTGTGTCAAAAATCGCTTTGCAGTTAAATATTTACAACTATAAATCAATATATTGAATTCACCTttaaccaaaatcaattttgcaaCATTAAGTTTatctaaaatcaaaatttcaaacttcAATCCAAACACAAGTTTTTAGGAATTTAATCCTTGTTGTTCTCatacatataattaaaattggaTTTTAATGTAAGGTAGGATAGGCCAGCAATTGCCCAAGTTTCAACATAAGGGGCATGTTAGAGATATACTAATACAATAAAATCACAAGCCTTCATCCAACAGCTTAAGTTTTAAGAATGGTTGATAACTGATACAATTATTAGACATTATTATCAGAAGCTGTGTTTGTTTTCCTTGCTCTCTTTTTTTCCAGTTCAAGAGGGTATTGATAGGAACTACTATCCTTTATATCTAAGTCATTCTCAATCCCAAAAGCTTCGCTGAGTACTGCCTTATGAAGCAGTACTTTTGCAAGTAAATTGTGAAAACTATGAAattacttagaaaatatttaaacatgtgtagaatgttattttaattaagtaaaattaaatcACTTAGCTTGTAGCAACTTACatcatatatttgataataaCACAGCATTCACaacttcatatttttaaaaaataactgaTTGAACAACACTTGCAGTTGTTTCTATTCCAGCATTAACAAACAAATGCTAGATTATAGTTGGCCTCATAAGTTGGATGCTGACTGTTATGTGGGTACAAAAACAGAGTTCTCCTGGCCTTAATTTTTAATGGGAAACTTGTAAATATTCTCAACACTGTCATTAGACTAATTCTTATTTTATTCTATGATCAGTTAGGGAGATATAAAATGAATAGCAGAGAAATTTATCTCTCTGGTTTCTTTCAAAGGTTTATAGAAAATGTTCAATAGTGTATGTACTGACTAATTGCAAATTCTGTGTCGAGATTTTTAGTGGAACTGAATCAATATTATTCCTAGATGTTACGTTTAGCTTATTTGATGTGCAATTTTTTCCGTAGAGTGTTTTCATTAAGCCCCCccattcaacaaaaataaatcttttaatattGACTTTGTCATATGCATGATGAACACTATCTCATAATCAGTAACTAGAGCGTGCCAGTGACCTTTGTATCTTCTTGATTTATCCTTCTTTGTTTAGCATCGTCTTACTAGTTGCTTGAAGCTTATATATCTATAAAACAGTTAAACACATATGAAACGGTCTGGTTGCATAGGTTGAAATGCTGCAAAAAGGACTCAAGGAGGTTGGAATTTTGAGAGATGTTGGAAGCAGTTCCTACCATAAACTGAACCCAACTTCTATAGGTAACTCTTTCATCCATGGTTTAGGTGACAAAGCATGCCAGATATGCCCGTCAGATTTGTTTTTTGTTACAGATATTCATAAACtacatttgaaataaaaatatgatgatAGCTAACAGAGAGTGGAGATATATATTCAGTCATGTTTTTATTGATCCAGGTCACTATCTAGGAATGGACATTCATGATTGTTCAATGGTCAGCTTGGACGCTCCTCTGAAGCCAGGTGTTGTAAGTGTTTTCCTTGACTAAGCTACAGTTTGATATCACATACTTGTCACATGTGGGTGAGGGTTATGTTCCCATAAAATCATTATATGGTAATGGTAGTTTTTGTTATATCTACAGTTTTTAGTCATCTGCGTGACATCATAGTGtctttttaagttaaataaacATGGTTTAAAATGCATGTTTTTCAGTGTTTCTAAATAGTTTCATCTAAGGTACTTGTAATTTGTTTCTATTCAagtttgaaagacatatttttCTTAAGTGATTATATGGTAATGGtagtttttgttatatatatggTTTGAAGTTGAGTGATTGATTGAATAATACCTTTGTTCCAAAATTTCGTCTCATAGATGTAGTGCAACAATGGCAACTTATATTtttctgtattttcaaaatctttatgttaaaaggaaaaaaactcTCACCCCATCGGCATACACAAATTCTGGTACATGCAAATATCTGAATTTAAAACTAGTAGCTGGGAAATTTAAGAGTTTAGACCCAGGACATTTTGCCAATGATCATCACCACATTTTATGTATCAAAATAGGATTTTGCTTCTCTAAAGTAAGGGGTGCACTTTAGAGGATAATGTTGATTAGAGAGTCAATGGTTGATAACTTAATAACTTCATATATAGTTTGCTATATACATACGTATATTTTATCACATTCTTAATGttgatttttgattgatgatTATAATTGCATTTTATCTTCTAAAGTTAATCTCTTACTTTATAGGAGGAAAATCCATGAAAATACAATATAATTTCTGGCCAAAGTTTTACTTCTCCTTCAATAAGACAACCTAATTGGAATATATTTTACTTGCAGTTGGCATTCAAATAAGCTTTACCAATTCATATGGACATAATAATCTATATCATATTAATTGATGGTGtgttcttttttaatttgtgagCAGGTAATAACTATTGAACCGGGAGTGTACATCCCATCTTCTTTTAATTGTCCAGAAAGGTACTTATTGAAATTGATTGAAGAACTTGTTTTAACATATTGattattacaaattaataatttcatttgctTGTTCCTATTGCATATTTTCCTGGGTTACAATCTATTTCTTCAAAATACTCAAATTCAAGGGAGTTTCCTTCCACTCACCAGCTTCAGAAACCTTACATTTTTCCCAGAATTTGATTGTGTACACCAGTATGCTAAAATCTGAGTTGGATACCCCTGACTGCTTTTTATTTTCAAGGATATTTAGCACTGATTTCACAGCTTATTCAATCTAACAGGGGAGAAAGGAATGAAATTGAGTTTAGAGTTTGTTTTGTAGGAATTTTTGATGGAGGTTAATCATTTCCCCATGGGGGTTCTTATTCAATAATAAGAGTGAACAATCATTCCCTCCAAAATTGGATGAGATTGTCCTTTCTCGGTCCCTTATTACTTATTATAATCCCCTTTGGATAATTTACTACATATTAAAGGGGCAGTTCAACTGGTTTGAGTTAAGAGTTAAAGGACCAAAATTCAAATCTCGTTTGTATTATACTTGTTTGACCCTTTTAGTCATTCACTCTCCTTAACTTCTGTAACGTCATTTTGATTGATCTCAATCTCATGTCATTTGTTCACCGTGTATTCCATGTGAGCATTTAAGTTGGTCTTCGATCTTGGCATTAAATGTTTCAGTTTTGTATGTGATGTTCAATGCAGGTATAGAGGTATTGGGATAAGGATTGAGGATGAGATTCTTATTACAGAAACAGGTTATGAGGTAATTTCTTTCTCTAAAAGTCTTGCAATTGAAACTAGTTTATCAGTTGTGATTTCTTTCTCTATGAATTGTTTTGATTTATCTGTTTATTAGCTTCCTCAATTTTTTGTTAGGGTCCCATACATATTTATAAAGAAAGACATTGGCAAAAAACTTCAATGAACTGTCatatcttataaaattttaacgtAGAGAGGATTGTTCAAATAACAAATCAAGTAAATACTTTATCCTTTTTTGGTATTAAAAAATGGAACTTTTGCTAGCTGTAAAAGAAGAGGATGGCTCTTTACTCAACATCAGCTACGGTTTTTTGGTTTCACCTAGACTTTAGCTTTAAACAGAAGCTTGAtccttcattttaaaaatagaaaatattcatTGCAAAGTGCAGCCTTTTAATTTTAAGTCATCAATTCGTtggaaagttttttttttcttaaccaATGTCTTAAAGGGCATTTGTTTGCATGAGTGCATGATCGTAATTTCGAACATGTAGCAGTTTTAATCCTTAGTCATGTATTAACAAATCATTAGAAAAAGTAGTTAGAGCCAGTGCATGATTAAATGATGGAAGTAACTGTGGTGATACCTGTCCTATGATAATATGCTATTAAGTATTTTATCTGTTGTTGGTTCTGGTTGTGTACAGTACCATTAAATGTGTCCCATCATGCATGTAAGCTGTGTGGCCATTGTTATCTAATCTGAAACCAATAAATACTTGCTATCAAATTGGGTATAGTTTATCCAACTTTTTCTTTACAACTAAATTGCTTCAACGACCTCTTTAAAATAGTAACAATAGAGGCAAAAATATTACAGTGACTTTTTCTTGGTGTGTGGTTGTATGTGGACAAAATTTCTTAGGTTCTTGCAGTTATGTTCTCAAAATACTAACGCACGATGagtattatttttaacaacccaACTATGATAACTTCAGAAAAGAGAATGAagtgactaaaataaaaattatacctACAAAAAGTATACCTATATTATATACTTTCATTCACACGCACGCGCGCACACTCCTGAAGTTATTAACTAATATTATGCAACACAGGTCCTAACAGCATCAATTCCTAAAGAAGTGAAGCAAATTGAGTCCTTGCTAAACAACTTCAGCCATGGAATAGGGGTAGATAGCCAAAATAACTTGAGAGCTACATCTAGCTGATATTGTACATGTGCATTCAAGAACTGGGACAAGCATTGCATAGTCAATCAAAACTGTAGGTAAAATATTTTCATCGCTTATTTTTTTGCCTCTCACATTAACTTTTAACCGTGCAACATTCCAACACGTGTTCTACAATCTTGGTAGGGAGGGGGGACAAAATAACGAGAGAGAAGATCGACCAGGGTTTCCTTGCTTGTTTTGGGTTGTTCTCCTATTTTTTGTGGACTGATAAAGTAGCAGGTTTCTTGTACGTAATTGTTGCATATTTCCTGCTTGGTATTTTATTGCTGTAAAGtagtaattatattaataaaatgaccAGCTGCATATAAATGGTTCACAGTAGTTGGAAATTGGAATTTAATCCTTTTTAAACAGGCTTTTTGACGATGAAAATAGTTTACTTGTTATTTTCAgtgtaaaagtattttaaagtcattttataaaatcatcattgaatgaattttataatcacatataacttgtttatttatttttatttcaccaCTCACCTGTATTCTTTCTCTTCCCACCAAATAAAAAGGTGGACAATTAATAaggaaaaatataagaaattaatGAGACTTATCATGTGTACAGATATTAAATAATCGTAGTTATTTTTGGTCACTTCATACTTTTTTTGGCACTAAATAGTTGTGCTATTATGAAGATAGAAATGCTACTACTTTTTGATGATAAAAATACTCAGTTAGGTCGGTTACTAGTATTAATAATGGTACCAGTCGGTTAGTCAACAAAATAATTGGTTGCAAAAAAAGTGTATAACGGCTTCACGTAAACAAGCGAATCAATTACTCTTTTTGGtcaattaaattacttttaagaGAGTTAAAAATGAGAGCTTCGGCTTTTGTTGGGCTTAATTGGGGGTATTTTACTTGTGTTTCTAAGGTACATTGAGGTGTAATAAACtgtgtaattttaatatatatttagggTGTCTAGTTGCATTTTATGTTCTTTGATTTGATTCTCTGTTAGAGGGTGTTTTGCAGAAGTTGAACCGAAGGGGTCTCTAACAAGCTTAGTTTGTGCAGTCAATTTGAGCCACAACTCTTGGTtgcaaaatcaataaaaatgaaatgttcGATTTGAGAATACAAGTCTTTGTCctgtaaaaaagaaaagaaagagaacaCAAGTCTTTGTGTTTAGATATCATAAGACGTGAAGGGGTATTGTAAGTACTCCAAGGCCacatttttttaccaatctaaAGTATAGTACatgttaatgaattaaaaatagtttttaaaattttaagaaattgaatatacaaatatcaaaataatatttatttgattcattGGTATGTGTTTTTAGGACATTTGTTGATATTAGTTTAAGAAAGGTGGCAGTAACCTttcaaatacatattttctCTATTCTAAAATAAGTATCattttaacatataattttttttaaataaagtgtCATTTTGCTTCTTTAATgtcacattaattattttttcttctatttttatcaagaaattatGATCGTCTTCACTATATTTAAGTTATTATATTCTACTATATATTACGACAATGACTTAATAACCGATAATTAATAAGCATTACATTTATTCTTATATGTAGGACTCCTTTCAATAATGTATAAaagattaagaaaaatattagcagtgtttttttttttcacgttAAATGTGTCaataataaacattttttttcaaaacaataatttaattattacgaGAGAAGCGGTGTATctattatttttagtatttaattaGAGGTATTTCCTTTAAAAAAGACTAATTAATGTTCTTGTAATTTGAAGGTcttataaaaatgatatttttttacacgAGTCTTACTTATAAAAACAGAGGTGGTATAATTTGcaaatttacaatattattttatttatttatttataatttttttaatcagtGTGAAAAAACcttaatacaataattattttgatatgaattatttttcgtcgcactattttttatttattgaaatttaaataaaactcacATGATACAATGCATCTCATATAATTTTAGTggaatttatataaatttttaactaatatttgttaaaatgtGTTAGTATTTTTGTCATGACAAacatttaaaattctattacattttttttgcTCGAATTAGAATTAATTTAAACATCGATATTGTGTTTGggtattaattaaaaataaatttgatttgattattttttctttgatgcaaactgatttttgttttactaattTGATTAGTGgttttctatatatattttatcaccataaataaataattaaaatagtacagtCAAAGACGAAGCTAAAAGGGAGACCAGTCGAGGCCACATTGCCTCcaaattttcataattatttttaataatagtaaACAGTTATAATTTTGGTGTctaaatttcttatttatttttaattttataatggtagtttttttatttaatatattagacCTTAAACACTTTTTAATTCAGTAAAATATAAACTAGTCTTTATTAACAATCTCAaatctaatttgttttattttttttaacacctAAATTTTATCTTATAGAAAATTTGTATATGTTatgtatttgaaaatttattttttctttagtaaattattttaaactcgGTCTCTCTACGTTTAATTCCATCCTGAAATACA
The genomic region above belongs to Cicer arietinum cultivar CDC Frontier isolate Library 1 chromosome 4, Cicar.CDCFrontier_v2.0, whole genome shotgun sequence and contains:
- the LOC101504792 gene encoding intermediate cleaving peptidase 55, mitochondrial isoform X1, with the translated sequence MQRVVRKLTNTYSQRQVLGFRSYCNDRVAVDVGQPTPASHPQLLKDGEITPGISSEEYILRRKKMLELLPEKSLAIIAAAPVKMMTDVVPYTFRQDADYLYITGCQQPGGVAILGHDFGLCMFMPEAKPYDVTWQGHIAGVDAALDTFKADKAYPMRKLHEILPDMIRGSSKLYHNVQTATPSYTELEAFKKLAYCSNVRDLSVYTHQLRWIKSPSELSLMKQSASIACQALLLTMMHSKTHPFEGMLAAKVEYECKVRGAQRMGFNPVVGGGPNGSVIHYSRNDQKIKDGDLVLMDVGCELHGYASDLTRTWPPCGSFSSAQEELYELIVETNKHCVELCKPGASIRQIHNHSVEMLQKGLKEVGILRDVGSSSYHKLNPTSIGHYLGMDIHDCSMVSLDAPLKPGVVITIEPGVYIPSSFNCPERYRGIGIRIEDEILITETGYEVLTASIPKEVKQIESLLNNFSHGIGVDSQNNLRATSS
- the LOC101504792 gene encoding intermediate cleaving peptidase 55, mitochondrial isoform X2, which codes for MQRVVRKLTNTYSQRQVLGFRSYCNDRVAVDVGQPTPASHPQLLKDGEITPGISSEEYILRRKKMLELLPEKSLAIIAAAPVKMMTDVVPYTFRQDADYLYITGCQQPGGVAILGHDFGLCMFMPEAKPYDVTWQGHIAGVDAALDTFKADKAYPMRKLHEILPDMIRGSSKLYHNVQTATPSYTELEAFKKLAYCSNVRDLSVYTHQLRWIKSPSELSLMKQSASIACQALLLTMMHSKTHPFEGMLAAKVEYECKVRGAQRMGFNPVVGGGPNGSVIHYSRNDQKIKDGDLVLMDVGCELHGYASDLTRTWPPCGSFSSAQEELYELIVETNKHCVELCKPGASIRQIHNHSVEMLQKGLKEVGILRDVGSSSYHKLNPTSIGHYLGMDIHDCSMVSLDAPLKPGNNY